A DNA window from Deltaproteobacteria bacterium contains the following coding sequences:
- the scpB gene encoding SMC-Scp complex subunit ScpB gives MIKREGKNGPVRRLSSIIESMLLVSPTPLTEERARKVLPHYDKQSFDEAIMALQNKYSGESGILLERVAGGYQLRTNPANQDYVRALLESRPPRLSRASLETVSIIAYKQPITRAEIEDIRGVDSQGAIKTLMERRLIKVVGKKEVPGRPFLFGTTKEFLELFGLESLSVLPSISELEEILGSRGEDVAPGSAGDENEPGRVHEGDGESTD, from the coding sequence ATGATAAAGAGGGAAGGGAAAAACGGGCCGGTCAGGCGGCTGTCATCCATCATCGAGTCCATGTTGCTCGTATCGCCTACCCCATTGACGGAGGAAAGGGCCAGAAAGGTCCTCCCCCATTACGACAAACAGTCCTTCGATGAGGCCATCATGGCTCTTCAGAATAAGTACAGCGGTGAGTCCGGCATTCTCCTGGAGAGGGTTGCGGGAGGATACCAGTTGAGGACCAATCCGGCCAATCAGGATTACGTAAGGGCTCTCCTGGAGTCAAGGCCCCCGAGGCTGTCGCGGGCTTCTCTTGAAACTGTTTCGATAATTGCCTACAAACAGCCGATCACGCGGGCTGAAATCGAGGATATCAGGGGGGTTGATTCTCAGGGGGCCATAAAAACCCTGATGGAGAGACGGCTCATCAAGGTGGTGGGGAAAAAGGAAGTGCCGGGCAGACCCTTTCTCTTTGGGACGACAAAAGAGTTTCTCGAGCTTTTCGGGCTCGAGAGCCTCTCGGTCCTCCCGTCGATATCCGAGCTGGAAGAAATTCTCGGCTCTCGCGGTGAAGACGTGGCGCCGGGAAGTGCAGGTGACGAGAATGAGCCCGGAAGGGTGCATGAAGGTGATGGCGAAAGTACGGATTAA
- a CDS encoding MFS transporter — translation MAEKVNRWKFVGAALVMQMCLGVLYSWSVFRPALAYLNNWDKGTTVAPYRYSLLFFTVAMIIAGIWQDKKGPKIVGAFGGILLGTGCLLSAFLYKNAMGLNFAYGIIGGLGVGFAYVTPIATCIKWFPDKRGMITGLAVMGFGAGSMIFAPLIERLVAFQDGMDMAVLSGNIFKTFLIMSITFYIFVIGSAMVYAVPPAGYKPEGWEPPAPAPGV, via the coding sequence ATGGCAGAGAAAGTAAATCGTTGGAAATTTGTCGGGGCGGCGCTGGTGATGCAGATGTGCCTGGGAGTTCTCTATTCATGGTCGGTTTTCCGCCCGGCGCTTGCGTACCTCAACAACTGGGACAAAGGAACAACCGTTGCTCCGTATCGGTATTCCCTACTTTTCTTCACCGTGGCGATGATTATCGCCGGCATCTGGCAGGATAAGAAGGGACCGAAAATCGTTGGTGCTTTTGGAGGAATTCTCCTGGGTACTGGATGCCTGCTGTCGGCATTTCTGTACAAGAATGCTATGGGTCTGAACTTTGCCTACGGGATCATTGGGGGTCTTGGAGTCGGATTTGCCTATGTTACTCCCATCGCCACCTGCATCAAGTGGTTCCCCGACAAGAGGGGGATGATCACCGGTCTGGCCGTTATGGGATTTGGAGCGGGATCGATGATATTCGCGCCGCTTATCGAGAGACTCGTTGCCTTCCAGGATGGCATGGATATGGCGGTTCTCTCGGGTAATATCTTCAAGACCTTTTTGATCATGTCGATCACCTTCTACATCTTCGTCATCGGTTCTGCCATGGTTTACGCGGTTCCGCCCGCCGGATACAAGCCGGAAGGCTGGGAACCCCCGGCCCCTGCTCCTGGGGT
- a CDS encoding diguanylate cyclase yields the protein MWNETEIKKIVNDYYVDFPPEMDEGELSSLGAHVNALLKYPLFLTFTNEEEFYSNFSSYLIGIVPQVSGVITFTFNDLSGDYLLHAGGSVETDGIPSPYGEYLPLKVVQSAKKPLMFVSGKHAVVDQVLEDLKTSSFAVYPLRVDNVFKGAIGFIARGGHVFTPLEIKILWNLSFYGDLFSKIAESKKNLLYYAFYDPLTSLFNRRIFHERIEQEILKSRRTGKALTVLLTDLDNFKAYNERYKSTFGDLALQEVSDILKDSIREVDTVARIGSDEFGLILPGTGSNESLVVAERILGNVAGHTFNDDMYQRNQKMTVSIGLAAYPQDAYDGKDLLQKAESALNASQRLGGNRIVSNEDLILLQIGSEPIEREIQPQSLFEAVRTVFNFEKFMSVLLQISMDGVSADRGSFFVKDFEEPEYILLVKKGFSTDGNDTEKKVYGGEII from the coding sequence ATGTGGAATGAAACGGAAATAAAAAAGATCGTCAACGATTATTACGTTGACTTCCCGCCCGAGATGGATGAGGGGGAGCTTTCCAGCCTTGGAGCCCATGTCAATGCCCTGTTGAAATACCCACTGTTTCTCACTTTCACCAATGAGGAGGAATTTTATTCGAATTTTTCAAGCTACCTGATTGGAATTGTTCCTCAGGTCTCGGGAGTTATCACATTTACGTTCAATGATCTCAGCGGGGACTACCTGCTTCACGCCGGGGGCTCTGTTGAGACTGACGGCATTCCATCACCCTATGGCGAATACTTGCCCCTCAAGGTGGTCCAATCAGCCAAAAAACCGCTCATGTTCGTCAGTGGTAAACATGCTGTTGTTGACCAGGTGCTCGAAGATCTGAAAACGAGCTCATTTGCCGTATATCCGCTCAGAGTTGACAATGTGTTCAAGGGCGCCATTGGTTTCATAGCAAGAGGCGGCCACGTTTTCACGCCACTTGAGATCAAGATTTTGTGGAATCTGTCATTTTATGGAGATCTGTTCTCAAAGATTGCCGAGAGCAAAAAAAACCTCCTTTACTATGCCTTCTACGACCCCCTCACCTCACTCTTCAACAGAAGAATATTTCACGAGAGGATTGAACAGGAAATCCTGAAGTCGAGGAGGACAGGTAAAGCCCTCACGGTTCTTTTAACGGATCTTGATAATTTCAAGGCCTATAACGAGCGCTACAAAAGCACATTCGGTGATCTAGCCCTCCAGGAGGTGTCAGACATTCTGAAAGATTCGATCAGGGAAGTTGATACCGTGGCGAGGATCGGGTCGGATGAGTTCGGCCTCATTCTTCCCGGCACCGGTTCGAACGAATCCCTGGTTGTTGCGGAGAGAATTCTGGGAAACGTTGCAGGCCACACGTTCAATGATGACATGTACCAGAGAAATCAGAAGATGACGGTGAGTATCGGCTTGGCGGCATACCCCCAGGATGCCTACGACGGAAAAGACCTTTTACAAAAGGCGGAGTCTGCGCTCAATGCTTCCCAAAGGCTGGGAGGAAACCGCATCGTCAGCAATGAGGATCTTATTCTTTTGCAAATTGGGTCAGAGCCGATTGAACGGGAGATACAACCGCAGAGCCTCTTTGAGGCAGTGCGGACCGTCTTTAACTTCGAGAAGTTCATGTCCGTGCTGCTGCAGATCTCAATGGATGGTGTTTCAGCCGACAGGGGTTCTTTCTTTGTCAAGGATTTCGAGGAGCCGGAATATATCCTTCTCGTTAAAAAGGGCTTCAGCACCGATGGAAACGACACGGAAAAGAAAGTATACGGTGGTGAGATCATCA
- a CDS encoding CBS domain-containing protein, translated as MEITEDEATVMMLGIYEDTGFLSYASTTVEDFRAATYLLEKGANLAIVRDILSRDLTAEQVYLLYDLINSSSVLTIHGVDVVIAEAKREFYVKDMAVVVHKMRDIQTINVLFAICQMGDRVLVIARSRRSDVDAGAVMREFGGGGHWYAASATVKEITSIQVREKIISLLSEKIIPRKTAADIMVSPVKTVQHKTSLEEAHNILTRFNINAMPVTKGGKIAGIITRQIVEKALYHHLESLSVENYMLTDFQKITADESIDRVQDIIIGTNQRLLPVVRRGALEGVITRTDLIRYLHDLREVGVLEKEKDTERYYSRKKIITNLMRERLPGSVFSLLEKVGQTAERAGMKAFVVGGFVRDLLLREENFDVDIVIEGNAVELSHKLSEEIECRVRSHTKFGTAVIIFPDGFKMDFATARVEYYKEPASLPVVEYSSIKHDLYRRDFTINSLAISLNPSHFGEVIDFFGGQRDLKDGIVRVLHNLSFVEDPTRILRAIRFEKRFSFKIGKQTLLLIKNAIKLDLLEKLPRTRVYADLELILKEDKVIEIIEEMGKLKIGPAIHKKMRFDRESIALFREMREVSVWFNLLYLETRYEIWICYLLVLFDPLLKEEALSLARSKGIRKRVLDILRITKEEAEKVIYRLLTTRTISKKLIFDLLSPLPVETILYIMAKAKSEDIRRYISLYFTRLKNIKISLSGHDLIGLGLKPGPLFKKIFNDVHEKKLVGELTTHAQEIEYVKSRYVDDFPTKETG; from the coding sequence ATGGAGATAACAGAGGATGAGGCCACGGTCATGATGCTCGGGATCTACGAGGACACGGGATTTTTGAGCTATGCCTCGACCACCGTGGAGGATTTCAGGGCGGCCACCTATCTGCTCGAGAAGGGGGCAAACCTCGCTATAGTAAGAGATATTCTCAGCAGGGACCTTACCGCCGAGCAGGTGTACCTCCTCTATGATCTCATCAACTCCTCTTCCGTTTTGACGATACACGGAGTCGATGTGGTAATTGCCGAGGCGAAAAGGGAGTTTTACGTGAAAGACATGGCGGTGGTGGTGCACAAAATGAGGGATATCCAGACCATCAACGTTTTGTTTGCTATTTGTCAGATGGGAGACAGGGTCCTTGTTATCGCAAGGAGCAGGAGGAGCGATGTAGATGCCGGAGCAGTGATGAGGGAGTTCGGTGGGGGAGGGCACTGGTATGCAGCCTCGGCGACTGTAAAGGAGATCACGTCGATCCAGGTGCGGGAAAAGATCATATCCCTGCTCTCCGAGAAAATTATCCCGAGGAAGACGGCCGCAGACATAATGGTCTCCCCCGTGAAGACGGTTCAGCACAAAACCTCTCTGGAGGAGGCCCACAACATACTGACCAGGTTCAACATCAATGCTATGCCGGTAACGAAAGGCGGAAAAATTGCGGGCATCATCACCAGGCAGATCGTCGAGAAGGCTCTTTACCATCACCTGGAATCGCTCAGCGTTGAAAATTACATGCTTACAGATTTTCAAAAGATTACGGCTGATGAAAGCATAGACAGAGTCCAGGATATCATCATCGGAACGAACCAGCGGCTTCTCCCCGTGGTGAGAAGGGGGGCCCTGGAGGGCGTCATCACCCGGACAGACCTCATTCGGTACCTGCACGATCTGAGGGAAGTGGGTGTTCTCGAGAAGGAGAAGGATACGGAGAGGTACTATTCGAGGAAGAAAATCATCACGAATCTCATGAGAGAGCGCCTTCCCGGAAGTGTCTTTTCGCTCTTGGAGAAGGTTGGGCAAACTGCCGAGAGGGCAGGGATGAAGGCTTTCGTCGTGGGAGGTTTTGTAAGGGACCTTCTCCTGCGTGAGGAAAACTTTGACGTCGACATCGTCATAGAGGGTAACGCGGTTGAGCTTTCCCACAAGCTATCAGAGGAGATCGAGTGCAGGGTGAGAAGCCACACGAAATTCGGGACTGCAGTGATCATCTTTCCCGATGGATTCAAGATGGATTTTGCAACAGCGAGGGTGGAGTACTACAAAGAGCCGGCTTCTCTCCCCGTGGTGGAATACAGCTCGATCAAGCATGACCTCTACAGGAGAGACTTTACGATAAACTCCCTTGCCATCAGTCTCAATCCTTCTCACTTTGGGGAGGTGATAGACTTCTTCGGCGGGCAGCGTGATCTCAAGGATGGGATCGTGAGGGTTTTGCACAACTTGAGCTTCGTGGAAGACCCGACCAGAATACTCAGGGCAATAAGGTTTGAAAAGAGATTTTCATTCAAAATAGGCAAGCAAACGCTCCTCCTTATCAAAAACGCCATCAAGCTCGACCTTCTGGAGAAACTTCCGAGGACCAGGGTGTATGCCGACCTGGAGCTCATCCTGAAGGAAGATAAGGTAATCGAGATAATAGAGGAGATGGGCAAGCTCAAGATCGGGCCGGCGATACACAAGAAAATGAGATTCGACAGGGAAAGTATCGCTCTTTTCAGGGAAATGCGGGAGGTCTCTGTCTGGTTCAATCTTCTATACCTCGAAACGCGTTACGAGATATGGATTTGCTATCTCCTGGTGTTGTTCGATCCGCTCCTGAAGGAAGAGGCTCTCTCCCTGGCGAGGTCGAAGGGGATACGGAAAAGGGTTCTCGACATTCTCCGGATAACCAAGGAGGAAGCTGAGAAGGTAATCTACCGCCTGCTGACAACGAGGACCATATCCAAGAAATTGATCTTCGATCTTCTATCCCCCCTTCCGGTTGAAACCATCCTCTACATAATGGCCAAGGCAAAGAGCGAAGATATAAGGAGGTATATTTCTCTGTATTTCACCAGGCTGAAAAACATAAAGATAAGCCTTTCCGGCCACGACCTGATCGGGCTCGGACTCAAGCCCGGGCCTTTGTTCAAGAAGATTTTCAATGATGTTCACGAGAAAAAACTTGTAGGGGAGCTGACTACGCACGCACAGGAGATCGAATACGTAAAGAGCAGGTACGTGGATGATTTTCCCACCAAGGAGACGGGGTAA
- a CDS encoding MFS transporter produces the protein AVGQVAIGQAKPIVKELAGATAVMTGGTALGIMSIFNGVGRLAWGATSDKIGRKGAYIGLLAFYIVACLFLLRNATNFWQVLIGLCAVGFSYGGNFALQPSITADFWGTKNLGANYGLVFTAWGVAGFTVPKYFAGVVQAAKDAGNVAAGYNKTYFSLALFCVIAIVCVVLLRRPKHD, from the coding sequence GCCGTTGGGCAGGTCGCGATCGGGCAGGCAAAACCGATCGTCAAGGAGCTTGCCGGTGCTACTGCGGTTATGACGGGAGGAACAGCGCTAGGGATCATGTCGATATTCAACGGGGTGGGGCGTCTCGCCTGGGGTGCCACATCGGATAAGATCGGGCGAAAGGGGGCGTATATCGGCTTGCTTGCCTTCTACATAGTCGCCTGCCTCTTCCTGCTCAGGAACGCCACGAACTTCTGGCAGGTGCTGATCGGCCTCTGCGCCGTCGGCTTCTCCTACGGTGGAAACTTCGCCCTTCAGCCGTCGATAACAGCGGACTTCTGGGGCACGAAGAACCTGGGCGCGAACTACGGCCTCGTGTTCACCGCATGGGGCGTGGCCGGCTTCACCGTACCCAAGTACTTCGCGGGGGTCGTGCAGGCTGCGAAGGATGCGGGTAACGTGGCTGCCGGCTACAACAAGACCTACTTCTCGTTGGCCCTTTTCTGCGTTATTGCCATCGTGTGCGTGGTCTTGCTCAGGAGACCGAAACACGATTAA
- a CDS encoding NUDIX domain-containing protein: protein MERYWKQREVERVFQNSIFSVYHKKYHLHPRDAEGTFATIDTCDWVNVIPVTDDGDIILIKQFRHGIEGTTVEIPGGGIDAGDGGPLAAAKRELEEETGFRARRWDHLGCVTPNPAILNNYCHTYLARGLEGGGKKSADQMEYIEVFQASSSDVKKMLLDGTISHALVLAAFGHYFLRGYEL from the coding sequence ATGGAAAGGTACTGGAAGCAAAGGGAGGTTGAACGGGTTTTCCAGAACAGCATATTTTCCGTCTATCACAAAAAGTATCACCTCCATCCGCGAGACGCGGAGGGAACCTTCGCAACCATCGATACGTGCGACTGGGTCAACGTCATTCCCGTTACCGATGATGGGGACATCATCCTCATAAAACAGTTCCGTCACGGAATCGAAGGGACGACGGTCGAGATACCCGGCGGCGGGATAGACGCTGGTGATGGTGGCCCGCTCGCCGCGGCGAAAAGGGAACTGGAAGAGGAAACGGGGTTCAGGGCCCGAAGATGGGATCATCTGGGCTGCGTAACCCCAAACCCCGCAATACTCAACAATTACTGCCACACCTATCTGGCGAGAGGCCTGGAGGGTGGCGGCAAGAAATCAGCTGATCAAATGGAGTACATAGAAGTATTTCAGGCCAGCTCTTCCGATGTAAAAAAAATGCTCCTGGATGGCACGATATCTCATGCCCTCGTCCTCGCGGCATTCGGCCACTACTTTCTCCGCGGATACGAACTCTGA
- the trpS gene encoding tryptophan--tRNA ligase, with translation MSKKIVLSGMRPTGKLHLGNYFGATVNWVELQERGDTDCFYFVADWHSLTTDYDSTEEIAGNIKEMVADWLACGIDPEKSTIFIQSAVKEHAELNLILSMITPLPWLERNPTYKEQMREQETRDLHTYGFLGYPVLQAADIIMYKANLVPVGIDQVPHVELTREIARRFNHFYGEVFPLPEPYLTETPKLLGIDNRKMSKSYDNAIYLSDSEEELNSKVMEMITDPQRKRRSDPGNPEICNVFSFHKMFSEDETVQRIRRECQTAEIGCVECKRIMAEGLNRFITPIRDKRSEILKNESLLNIVFDRGSKRAGERAVLTMRETREAIGI, from the coding sequence TTGAGCAAGAAAATCGTTCTTTCCGGCATGAGGCCCACGGGGAAACTCCACCTGGGGAACTATTTCGGGGCAACCGTCAACTGGGTAGAACTCCAGGAAAGGGGTGATACGGACTGCTTCTACTTCGTTGCGGACTGGCATTCCCTCACCACCGATTACGATTCGACGGAGGAAATAGCGGGGAACATCAAAGAGATGGTTGCAGACTGGCTGGCCTGTGGCATCGACCCGGAAAAGTCGACGATTTTCATCCAGTCGGCGGTCAAGGAGCATGCGGAACTCAATTTGATACTCTCCATGATAACGCCGCTTCCCTGGCTGGAGAGAAATCCGACGTATAAGGAGCAGATGAGGGAACAGGAAACAAGGGACCTGCACACCTACGGCTTTCTCGGGTATCCCGTCCTTCAGGCGGCTGACATAATCATGTACAAGGCAAATCTCGTCCCGGTGGGGATCGACCAGGTGCCCCACGTGGAGCTCACAAGGGAGATAGCAAGGAGGTTCAACCACTTTTACGGGGAGGTGTTCCCACTCCCGGAGCCATACCTCACGGAGACGCCGAAACTGCTCGGTATCGATAACAGGAAGATGAGCAAGAGTTACGACAATGCCATATACCTTTCCGATAGCGAGGAAGAACTCAATTCGAAGGTTATGGAAATGATCACCGACCCTCAGCGGAAAAGGAGAAGTGACCCCGGCAATCCTGAAATCTGCAATGTTTTCTCTTTCCACAAAATGTTCTCGGAAGACGAGACGGTCCAGAGAATCAGAAGAGAGTGTCAAACGGCCGAGATAGGGTGCGTTGAATGCAAGAGGATAATGGCAGAGGGGCTGAATAGGTTCATCACGCCGATACGGGATAAGAGGAGTGAAATCCTCAAAAACGAGTCTTTGTTGAATATCGTTTTCGACAGAGGGTCGAAAAGGGCCGGGGAAAGAGCCGTTCTGACCATGAGGGAGACCAGGGAGGCGATAGGGATTTGA
- a CDS encoding pseudouridine synthase — MAKVRINRYLAQSAGLSKRKADEAIAEGRVSLNGRVMFDKGKHLDPEMD; from the coding sequence ATGGCGAAAGTACGGATTAACCGGTATCTCGCCCAGTCAGCGGGGCTGTCGAAGAGAAAGGCCGACGAGGCGATCGCCGAGGGAAGGGTTTCCTTGAACGGCAGGGTCATGTTTGACAAGGGAAAGCATTTAGACCCCGAGATGGACGA
- a CDS encoding DUF3467 domain-containing protein — MEKKKPGLNIKITDDILKGVYSNSMVVTHTREEFVIDFLNTFPPEGIVTSRIITSPGHLKRIIRALVDNVNKYEKTHGEIKEAPEPSGKSSVQ, encoded by the coding sequence ATGGAAAAGAAAAAGCCGGGCCTGAACATCAAGATAACCGACGACATACTAAAGGGCGTTTATTCGAATTCCATGGTCGTTACCCACACGAGAGAGGAGTTTGTCATCGATTTTCTCAACACGTTTCCCCCTGAAGGAATCGTCACCTCGAGAATAATAACGAGCCCCGGTCACTTAAAAAGGATCATCAGGGCTCTCGTGGACAACGTGAACAAGTACGAAAAAACCCACGGGGAAATCAAAGAGGCTCCCGAGCCATCGGGAAAAAGCTCCGTTCAGTAG
- a CDS encoding segregation/condensation protein A, with translation MNEKPENVLFSLPLLKFDGPLDLLLHLVRKNQLDISDIPIAELTAQYLEYLDLMRTLNVEMASEFLVMASTLIYIKSRALLPRHEGIDDEPDPEDMKRELSRRLMEYEKYKEAASRLAEGPVLNRDVFKRMETPGHDSLSSGSLELIEVSFADLLTAFKRVLDRVGGDLTHDISIDRLSISDAMTFLVDRLTRSPVLTFSEVMDEVMTKSEAVSFFLALLELAKIGTIGLYQAGPFEEITLVAKALD, from the coding sequence TTGAATGAAAAACCGGAAAATGTTCTTTTCTCACTTCCCCTGTTGAAATTCGATGGGCCCCTCGACCTTTTGCTTCACCTGGTGAGAAAAAACCAGCTGGACATCAGTGATATCCCCATTGCCGAACTGACGGCACAGTACCTTGAATACCTCGATCTGATGCGGACCCTCAACGTTGAAATGGCGAGCGAATTCCTCGTGATGGCCTCAACGCTCATATACATCAAATCCCGCGCGCTCCTTCCGAGGCATGAGGGCATCGATGACGAACCTGATCCTGAGGACATGAAGCGGGAGCTTTCCAGGAGGTTGATGGAATACGAAAAGTACAAGGAAGCGGCATCCCGGCTCGCAGAAGGGCCGGTTTTAAACCGGGATGTTTTCAAGAGAATGGAGACACCGGGGCACGATTCTCTCTCGTCGGGATCGCTTGAATTGATAGAAGTGAGCTTCGCCGATCTCCTCACTGCCTTCAAACGGGTATTGGACAGGGTGGGGGGAGATTTGACCCATGACATTTCGATTGACAGGCTCAGCATTTCCGATGCGATGACGTTTTTGGTCGACAGGCTCACCCGGTCGCCCGTCCTTACTTTCAGTGAGGTGATGGATGAGGTGATGACCAAATCCGAGGCGGTGTCATTTTTTCTCGCTCTGCTCGAACTCGCAAAGATCGGAACCATCGGTCTCTATCAGGCGGGTCCGTTCGAGGAGATCACGCTGGTGGCAAAAGCCCTGGATTGA
- a CDS encoding site-2 protease family protein, whose product MIFPPRRRGKLEEIIRKVAIYAIPLLVAITFHEVAHGYVADKLGDPTARLHGRLNLNPLKHIDLFGTILVPLFLILSKSPVLFGYAKPVPVNVLNLRDPRRGMVYVSAAGPGTNIALALLSGIGFRLIKFLSPGSVATVMREGLHAAPSGGWQVFLVPIVIMLIVSTQFNILLALFNLIPIPPLDGGRIVTGMLPDDMAESFARIERYGMFILIGLLFLNPFGIISRFLGSGIHILSSLFLGS is encoded by the coding sequence ATGATTTTCCCACCAAGGAGACGGGGTAAATTGGAAGAGATAATCAGGAAAGTGGCAATTTATGCGATACCCCTTCTGGTGGCGATCACTTTTCACGAGGTCGCACATGGATACGTCGCGGATAAGCTCGGCGACCCCACGGCCAGGCTTCACGGCAGGCTCAACCTCAACCCCCTGAAACACATCGACCTCTTCGGTACCATTCTCGTTCCCCTCTTTCTCATACTGTCCAAGTCACCGGTTCTTTTCGGATACGCCAAGCCCGTTCCCGTTAACGTTCTGAACCTGCGGGATCCTCGCCGGGGTATGGTCTATGTTTCGGCTGCCGGCCCGGGAACGAACATTGCTCTTGCCCTTTTATCCGGCATTGGCTTCAGGCTCATCAAATTCCTCTCTCCCGGGAGCGTTGCGACCGTCATGAGAGAAGGCCTGCACGCCGCTCCTTCCGGCGGCTGGCAGGTATTTCTCGTTCCCATCGTCATCATGCTCATCGTTTCGACGCAATTTAACATTCTCCTGGCCCTTTTCAACCTGATTCCGATACCGCCCCTTGACGGGGGGAGGATTGTGACCGGTATGCTTCCCGACGACATGGCCGAATCTTTTGCCAGGATTGAACGATATGGAATGTTTATCCTAATAGGGCTACTCTTTTTGAACCCATTTGGTATAATTAGCCGATTTCTGGGATCGGGAATTCATATCCTGAGCTCCCTGTTTTTGGGGAGCTAG
- a CDS encoding HD domain-containing protein, whose amino-acid sequence GEYLKKEGFYNDSFISIPLKSNGDVIGVLSFSNKRGGGKFSEEDIEKIDPMVSSVAHVLEGGLQFKRSLRSFGEISVSAMSKAFEVKYPFFRNHSSEVASLCVELGKKIGLDAKQIEQLRTAGLVHDVGMICVPSLIMNKKETLEESEKHFVRKHPYIGWKMLESVPEFDDIRSIVLYHHERADGSGYPFGLKANEIPIQAAVLAIAEFFASVTSPRPFRDAKSAEEAVKLLRESEGSYFENHLVENLITLVQ is encoded by the coding sequence GGGGAATACCTCAAGAAAGAGGGTTTTTACAATGATTCATTCATATCCATTCCATTGAAGAGCAACGGCGATGTTATCGGGGTTCTGAGCTTTTCCAACAAGAGAGGGGGAGGGAAATTCAGCGAGGAGGACATCGAAAAAATCGACCCCATGGTCTCCAGCGTTGCCCATGTCCTGGAGGGAGGCCTGCAGTTCAAAAGGAGCCTCAGGTCCTTCGGCGAGATATCGGTTTCCGCCATGTCCAAGGCCTTCGAAGTGAAATATCCCTTCTTCAGAAATCACTCCAGTGAGGTCGCAAGTCTCTGTGTCGAACTTGGGAAGAAGATCGGTCTTGATGCGAAACAGATCGAACAGCTTCGAACCGCGGGGCTGGTACATGACGTCGGCATGATATGCGTTCCCTCGCTGATAATGAACAAGAAGGAGACCCTGGAAGAGAGCGAAAAGCACTTTGTGAGGAAACACCCTTACATCGGGTGGAAAATGCTCGAAAGCGTCCCTGAGTTTGACGATATACGCAGTATCGTTCTGTATCACCACGAGAGAGCCGATGGAAGCGGGTATCCCTTCGGGCTCAAAGCCAATGAGATACCCATACAGGCAGCCGTGCTCGCAATAGCGGAGTTTTTTGCCTCGGTAACTTCCCCCCGGCCGTTCAGGGATGCAAAGTCCGCGGAAGAGGCGGTAAAGCTCCTGCGGGAATCTGAAGGCAGCTACTTTGAAAACCATCTCGTGGAGAACCTGATCACGCTGGTTCAGTAG
- a CDS encoding YjbQ family protein — protein sequence MKSYRKELWFNVPSRRAFVNITGQVDECIRESGVKEGFCLVNAMHITASVFINDDESGLHFDFEKWLEGLAPHEPISRYRHNLTGEDNGDAHLKRTIMGREVVVAITGGKLDFGPWEQIFYGEFDGGRRKRALV from the coding sequence ATGAAAAGTTACAGGAAGGAATTATGGTTCAACGTGCCGTCCCGCCGCGCCTTCGTCAACATAACCGGGCAGGTCGATGAGTGCATCCGCGAAAGCGGGGTCAAAGAGGGTTTCTGCCTCGTAAACGCCATGCACATAACAGCCAGTGTATTCATCAACGACGATGAGTCGGGGCTCCACTTCGATTTTGAAAAATGGCTCGAAGGGCTCGCTCCCCACGAACCGATATCCCGCTACCGGCATAATCTTACCGGGGAGGATAACGGCGATGCCCATCTGAAAAGGACCATCATGGGGAGGGAAGTGGTCGTTGCAATTACCGGTGGGAAGCTCGATTTCGGGCCGTGGGAGCAGATCTTCTACGGCGAGTTCGATGGCGGGAGGAGGAAGAGGGCGCTGGT